TTTATACAAAAGTTTTGGGGTAAGGTTTTTTACAAATGTAGTATAAGTAAAAATTAATTTATGAGGTGGGTTTGGATGGGGTTCTAAAAACTGAAAATAACAAGCCTAAGGCAACCACTACATCAACTACATTCCATAACGTGCGGCCTAAAGCCAATTTAAAAAAGGGCTGAAACAAGAGCATTAAAAAAAGATATACCATTACAGCATTACTTTTTTTAGTTTGATTGGCGCTATACGCCAAATACCCAAAAGTAAAAGCAGCAAGGTAGCGTACTAAAATATAGTAGCCGTAAGGCATAGGCAACAAGCAGCTAAGTAATACAAGGGCTAAACCTATTTTTAATCCGTTTTTCATGATACTAAAATAACACATTTTTGGTGTAGTGAACAAAAAAAAGAGAGCCGTAGCTCTCTTTTTTTATTCAACTTTATCGTCTGTTAACTCAAAGCCCCAGTCTAAGCCTTTGCTTGTTGCCGGAATTCCTTTAGTCATCCAAACAGGCGCTTTTGCATCTTTTAAGTAATAGTCAAAAAACTGTTGCTGACGTATTTGAATGTCTTTACGGTTTTGACGTTTAATTAAATTGTGGTCGTCGCCGTTGTAGTTTAACATCCAAACCG
This genomic window from Flavobacterium agricola contains:
- a CDS encoding DUF6804 family protein gives rise to the protein MKNGLKIGLALVLLSCLLPMPYGYYILVRYLAAFTFGYLAYSANQTKKSNAVMVYLFLMLLFQPFFKLALGRTLWNVVDVVVALGLLFSVFRTPSKPTS